In Scatophagus argus isolate fScaArg1 chromosome 14, fScaArg1.pri, whole genome shotgun sequence, the following proteins share a genomic window:
- the samsn1b gene encoding SAM domain-containing protein SAMSN-1b has product MNLFCFTLEGSTESIYEPACSQTLKYQCSPALLRRKLEWGGSDPSITSKDRPQSTIKVKSNNRRSCVPTSPLDNETLDKDIHHACWMSSGDKEDLSHQLKVQNREVCKAASQSNVVTSDDRVKELNTGRTQTHPPVQGSETTADIAESVHTTGRLKKLQSLVQTKKGHQSGAAKRRSTSENNDNLTNVLSNNNPVLTCMGLGTRTEKKPSKNAPSAQQLQQQTKDVHEDSEEEAVWSPRLGNYLWSPFECPQAGTPFYHTCHQPRHELWVCGGTLSLPRTTEWDRFESLIQELDSKQSDLSPPQPPRSITDLQFSQNTLTRFGRFDAFRQHSPLMKPEDNGSSLEKQEQNGDLTILRLQRQKKTSLHSDKKLPKATPEKTLTAIISGKTQKYGAEKREVGGGGPFVKGHRKSRNSLESVCSFNSGQSSSSGVTSGSDCSSNRNSLRLEDDLFYTRQFCGRARVHTDFVPSPYDTESLKLKVGDVIDIIAKPPMGIWTGVLNGRMGNFKFIYVDVLTEKCTGTHEEPQIHSVRQRSTVQEVLKRLSLEEYSSSLQQNGYQTVDDLMMLREHHLTELNVTDPEHRHRLLAAVDSLQQLRSDSQVDSEANQEAKTLGENMKADMNNCPRDSGCHMPSDSSDNSTEDTDLHLVSEYPLPAERTA; this is encoded by the exons ATGAACCTGTTCTGCTTCACACTG gaaGGCTCCACAGAAAGCATATATGAACCAGCCTGCAGCCAAACACTCAAGTACCAGTGCAGCCCTGCTCTTCTGAGGCGTAAGCTTGAGTGGGGCGGCTCCGATCCATCCATCACCTCA AAGGACCGACCTCAGAgtacaataaaagtaaaaagtaataATAGAAG GTCATGTGTGCCAACATCACCCTTGGACAATGAAACGCTAG ACAAAGACATTCATCATGCCTGCTGGATGTCATCAGGTGACAAGGAGGACCTATCTCATCAACTCAAAGTCCAGAACAGAG AGGTGTGTAAAGCTGCCTCTCAGAGCAACGTGGTGACAAGCGATGACAGAGTGAAGGAGCTGAACACTGGCAGGACACAGACACATCCACCAGTTCAG GGCAGTGAAACCACAGCTGACATAGCAGAATCAGTACACACCACAGGAAGACTGAAGAAGTTACAGAGTCTGGTGCAAACAAAGAAGGGACATCAGAGTGGTGCTGCAAAAAGGAGGAGCACATCAGAGAATAATG ATAATCTCACAAATGTATTGAGTAACAACAACCCAGTGCTAACATGCATGGGCCTGGGGACGAGAACAGAGAAGAAACCGTCTAAAAACGCTCcttcagcacagcagctgcaaCAACAGACCAAAGATGTTCATGAAGATTCAGAAGAGGAAGCTGTTTGGAGCCCACGGCTTGGAAATTATCTGTGGAGCCCATTTGAGTGTCCACAGGCTGGAACTCCCTTTTACCACACCTGTCACCAACCTCGACATGAACTCTGGGTGTGCGGCGGCACCTTGTCGCTGCCCCGGACAACAGAATGGGATCGTTTTGAGAGTTTGATACAGGAACTGGACAGCAAACAGTCTGATCTGTCTCCTCCACAACCACCTCGCTCCATCACAGATCTTCAGTTCTCACAAAACACC TTGACCAGATTTGGGAGATTTGACGCCTTCAGACAACACTCGCCTTTAATGAAACCAGAGGATAATGGAAGCTCTTTG GAAAAGCAGGAGCAGAATGGTGACCTGACCATACTgaggctgcagagacagaagaaaacctCATTGCACAGTGACAAAAAGCTCCCCAAAGCCACTCCAGAGAAAACGTTGACCGCCATCATC agtggaaaaacacagaaatatggaGCGGAGAAAAGAGAAGTTGGTGGTGGCGGACCATTTGTTAAAGGACACAGGAAGTCCCGTAACTCTCTGGAGAGTGTCTGCAGCTTCAACAGTGGACAAAGCTCCTCAA GTGGAGTCACCAGTGGGTCAGACTGCTCCAGTAATAGGAACAGTCTGAGGCTGGAGGATGATCTTTTCTACACAAGACAATTCTGTGGCAGAGCCAGAGTCCATACAGACTTTGTGCCAAGTCCATATGACACTGAATCTCTCAAACTAAAG GTGGGAGATGTGATTGACATTATCGCCAAGCCCCCCATGGGCATATGGACTGGTGTGCTGAACGGCAGAATGGGAAATTTCAAGTTCATTTACGTGGATGTGCTAACAGAGAAGTGTACAGGTACACATGAGGAACCACAAATCCACAGCGTGAGACAGCGATCAACAGTCCAGGAAGTGTTAAAGCGCCTCAGTTTGGAG GAGTATTCCTCCTCTCTGCAACAGAACGGTTACCAAACAGTAGATGACTTGATGATGCTGAGGGAGCACCACCTGACAGAGCTGAATGTGACTGATCCAGAGCACAGGCATCGTCTGCTTGCCGCTGTCGACTCCCTGCAGCAACTGCGCT CTGATAGTCAGGTGGACAGTGAGGCCAATCAGGAGGCCAAGACACTCGGTGAGAACATGAAGGCAGATATGAACAATTGCCCAAGAGACTCCGGCTGCCACATGCCATCTGACAGCTCTGACAACAGCACAGAGGACACAGACCTTCACTTAGTCTCTGAATACCCTCTACCAGCTGAGCGGACAGCTTGA